Proteins encoded within one genomic window of uncultured Draconibacterium sp.:
- the modB gene encoding molybdate ABC transporter permease subunit — translation MFKYTASEWSAIQLSLSVALICAVITLPLAIAVGWFLARKRFFGKSVVEGIIHLPLVLPPITTGYLLLLVFGNRGFIGKFFYETFGIQIAFSFYAAVIAAIFVSFPLVTRSIRLSIELVDQKLEEAARTLGASNLRVFFTITLPLALPGVISGFILSFARSLGEFGATISFAGNIEGKTQTLPLAIFSEMQVPGQEASTMRLVVVSVILSLLAMIAAEFLNRRVIKSKTA, via the coding sequence TATCATTAAGTGTTGCGCTAATTTGTGCTGTGATAACCTTGCCGTTAGCTATTGCCGTGGGGTGGTTTCTGGCCCGAAAAAGGTTTTTTGGCAAGTCGGTGGTTGAGGGAATCATTCATTTACCACTGGTTTTACCACCCATTACAACCGGTTATTTATTATTACTGGTTTTCGGAAACCGCGGGTTTATCGGGAAATTCTTTTACGAAACATTCGGAATTCAAATCGCCTTTTCGTTTTATGCCGCTGTAATCGCAGCCATTTTTGTTTCGTTTCCGTTGGTTACGCGTTCCATTCGTTTATCAATAGAATTAGTTGATCAGAAACTGGAAGAAGCAGCACGCACTTTGGGAGCTTCAAATCTACGCGTGTTTTTTACTATCACACTTCCGTTGGCACTGCCCGGTGTGATCAGCGGATTCATTCTTTCATTTGCACGAAGTCTGGGGGAATTTGGGGCAACGATTTCCTTTGCCGGAAACATTGAAGGTAAAACACAAACACTTCCGCTGGCCATTTTTTCCGAAATGCAGGTGCCGGGACAAGAAGCTTCAACCATGCGTTTGGTTGTTGTGTCTGTTATATTATCACTGCTGGCAATGATCGCGGCCGAATTCTTAAACCGACGTGTAATTAAAAGTAAAACGGCATGA